Proteins encoded by one window of Conger conger chromosome 1, fConCon1.1, whole genome shotgun sequence:
- the gbp gene encoding glycogen synthase kinase binding protein, with translation MPCRKEKYILLEQSVTVDSKEVDALVTKIGEALQLHNNASVNQKAMSCLHSHNSNGSSNAKQTNSTATLQRRTGCCIRLRNRGLRSRASPYNVPGSSDQEWDRFKSWNRKTADVSKEEDDPHQLLQELILSGNLIKEAVRRLQFTASERADHSNSTDSMQY, from the coding sequence aTGCCTTGTCGAAAGGAGAAATACATTCTTTTAGAACAGTCCGTCACCGTGGATTCAAAAGAGGTGGACGCTCTTGTTACTAAAATCGGCGAAGCATTGCAGCTACATAACAATGCGAGCGTTAATCAAAAGGCGATGTCATGTCTTCATAGCCACAACAGCAACGGTAGTAGCAAcgcaaaacagacaaacagtaCCGCGACACTGCAAAGGCGAACTGGGTGCTGTATTCGACTCCGAAATCGAGGACTACGAAGCCGGGCCAGTCCATACAACGTACCAGGATCCAGTGATCAGGAATGGGATCGATTTAAATCATGGAACCGAAAGACGGCTGACGTTTCAAAAGAAGAAGACGATCCCCATCAGTTGCTCCAGGAATTGATTTTGTCTGGGAATCTCATTAAAGAGGCAGTCAGGCGACTGCAGTTCACTGCGTCGGAACGTGCAGATCATTCAAACTCGACCGACAGTATGCAATACTAA